The proteins below are encoded in one region of Parvicella tangerina:
- a CDS encoding trans-sulfuration enzyme family protein: MKKLAFETLAIRTQTAQTTQKEHATPLFLTSSFTFDSAEEGAALFAKEIEGNLYSRFSNPNVDEFCTKISLLEGAESTVATASGMGAIFVCLSALLKSGDHVIASKALFGNSLYILREILPKWGIQTTFVHLNDLEGWERSFQANTKLVLVETPSNPTLDIIDLAWLSELSHKKGAKLVVDNCFATPYLQQPIKWGADIVIHSATKWIDGQGRVLGGTISGNTQDISACYDFLRRTGVSLSPFNAWVLSKSLETLHVRMDRHCENALKVAQYLEGNPNIERVIYPHLESYSNYELAKKQLQKGGGIVTAIIRGNQKKDGAKFLNQLGLFSLTANLGDTRSIATHPASTTASKLSEEQKHELGISGGLIRLSIGLENIEDIIQDLDQALNKL, from the coding sequence ATGAAGAAATTAGCCTTTGAAACACTAGCTATTCGCACGCAAACCGCGCAAACAACTCAAAAAGAGCACGCCACGCCATTATTCTTAACGAGTAGCTTTACTTTTGACTCGGCAGAAGAGGGGGCAGCACTTTTTGCAAAAGAGATTGAAGGAAACCTGTACTCTCGCTTTTCTAACCCAAATGTTGACGAGTTTTGCACAAAAATCAGTCTTTTAGAGGGAGCTGAAAGTACGGTTGCAACAGCTTCAGGGATGGGAGCTATTTTTGTTTGCTTATCGGCTCTGCTGAAATCTGGTGATCACGTCATCGCATCCAAAGCGCTTTTTGGAAACTCACTTTACATACTCCGGGAGATTTTGCCTAAATGGGGGATTCAAACCACGTTTGTTCACCTCAATGATCTCGAAGGTTGGGAACGTAGTTTTCAAGCCAACACAAAACTTGTTCTAGTTGAAACACCTTCTAATCCGACATTAGACATTATTGATTTGGCTTGGCTTTCAGAACTCTCTCATAAAAAAGGAGCCAAGTTGGTTGTAGACAACTGTTTTGCTACTCCTTACCTGCAACAACCTATTAAGTGGGGAGCAGACATTGTAATACATTCCGCTACGAAATGGATAGATGGTCAGGGAAGAGTATTAGGTGGAACCATCTCTGGGAACACTCAAGATATTTCTGCATGCTATGATTTCCTGAGAAGAACAGGAGTTAGTCTCTCTCCATTCAATGCATGGGTGTTGTCAAAGTCTCTGGAGACACTCCACGTCCGAATGGATCGTCATTGTGAAAACGCTCTGAAAGTAGCACAGTACCTTGAAGGAAATCCTAACATCGAGCGTGTCATTTATCCACACTTGGAAAGTTATTCTAATTATGAGTTAGCAAAAAAACAACTCCAAAAAGGAGGTGGAATTGTCACAGCCATCATCAGGGGGAATCAAAAGAAAGATGGTGCGAAATTTCTTAACCAGTTGGGATTGTTCAGCCTAACCGCAAATCTTGGAGATACTAGAAGTATTGCTACTCATCCAGCCTCCACAACTGCATCAAAGCTAAGCGAAGAACAAAAGCACGAACTCGGCATAAGTGGTGGACTGATCAGGTTATCAATTGGCCTTGAAAACATTGAAGACATTATTCAAGACTTAGATCAAGCATTAAACAAACTATGA
- a CDS encoding OsmC family protein gives MKVTLSQTSRPLQYIAANDSTQIEVGANQDNPSKRTFRPMELILAGLASCSAIDIENILRKQRINFNNLRISATGTRADSTPAVFTKINLFIEIEGDVPEEKLKRAIQLTKDKYCSVSHMLREHVEITYSSKIKPYTT, from the coding sequence ATGAAAGTAACTTTATCTCAAACATCCAGACCACTGCAGTACATTGCAGCTAATGACTCCACTCAAATAGAAGTAGGAGCAAACCAAGACAACCCTTCAAAGCGAACTTTTCGACCAATGGAGCTAATACTAGCAGGACTGGCTTCTTGTTCAGCCATTGACATTGAAAACATCTTAAGAAAGCAGCGAATTAATTTTAACAACCTAAGGATTTCTGCAACTGGGACCAGAGCAGATTCAACACCAGCTGTATTCACTAAAATCAATTTATTCATTGAGATAGAAGGCGATGTTCCAGAAGAGAAACTAAAAAGAGCCATTCAGCTCACAAAGGACAAATATTGCTCCGTATCACATATGCTTCGAGAGCATGTTGAGATTACGTATTCATCAAAAATAAAACCCTACACAACATGA
- a CDS encoding glycosyl hydrolase family 18 protein, which produces MEPKLLIEKITQTLLLIIISGTPILKANLANAQNCREVIGYYPNWQWYDRNKLVNPQSIDYSKYTIINYSFFAPQADGTIDATDDWADENLLLGEINWASGGYYPNTSIVELAHNNGVKIIPAIGGWTLSDNFPIIAADPQKRATFAQSCVDLIQTYNFDGIDIDWEYPGFATHGGTAQDITNFNLLLQDIRTAIDNYGNSIGKTMILSACVSADPNKMDDIDWNTIAQQVDYINLMSYDFFGAFDPITNHNSPLKAPAQGNPAFNLDAAVQTLLNTYQVDPAKLNAGIAFYGRSQTTVSSPGLHVQGTGQADLNTFGTDQGTPLYYNVMSSLSQFDYHWDSLAKTPYLTGKNGLNTFVSFDDERSVALKAEYIVEQDLAGAIIWEITGDYMETTPGSGIIAGTPLADTINNVFCNYIPNSPDTTGNGGNGNPGLRIDEVIKPLVSVYPNPANSSVSINFNRKVSAVLKLRSSEGRLIKQSEIYADHYTLEDIAELAAGMYFLEVDYLLINQTEVLKIIRK; this is translated from the coding sequence ATGGAACCAAAACTATTAATCGAGAAGATCACACAAACCCTATTGCTGATCATCATTTCGGGAACACCAATTCTCAAAGCAAATTTAGCAAACGCTCAAAACTGCAGAGAAGTCATTGGGTACTACCCCAATTGGCAATGGTATGACAGGAATAAGCTAGTTAACCCTCAATCTATTGATTATTCTAAGTATACCATCATCAACTACAGCTTTTTTGCTCCCCAAGCTGATGGTACGATTGACGCCACAGATGACTGGGCTGATGAAAACCTGTTACTGGGAGAAATTAACTGGGCATCTGGTGGCTATTACCCAAATACTTCAATTGTGGAGCTAGCCCACAACAATGGAGTTAAAATCATACCTGCTATAGGCGGATGGACACTTTCGGACAATTTTCCAATTATTGCAGCCGATCCTCAAAAAAGAGCAACGTTCGCGCAATCGTGTGTTGACCTGATCCAAACTTATAATTTTGATGGCATCGATATTGATTGGGAATACCCAGGGTTCGCTACGCACGGAGGAACAGCACAAGACATTACTAACTTCAACTTGCTTCTCCAAGACATCAGAACCGCGATTGACAACTACGGAAACTCTATTGGAAAAACAATGATCTTGTCTGCGTGTGTAAGTGCCGACCCCAACAAAATGGATGACATTGACTGGAACACCATAGCCCAACAGGTAGATTATATCAATCTTATGAGCTATGACTTTTTTGGGGCTTTTGACCCTATCACCAACCATAATTCCCCACTCAAAGCACCAGCACAAGGCAATCCAGCCTTTAATTTAGACGCTGCTGTTCAAACACTTCTAAACACCTATCAGGTTGACCCCGCAAAGCTTAATGCCGGAATAGCTTTTTACGGCCGATCTCAAACTACCGTTTCATCCCCAGGGCTTCACGTACAGGGAACTGGACAAGCTGATTTAAATACTTTCGGTACAGATCAAGGAACTCCGCTGTATTACAACGTAATGTCTAGTCTCAGTCAATTTGACTATCATTGGGATAGCTTAGCAAAAACACCCTACCTCACCGGAAAAAACGGACTAAACACCTTCGTATCTTTTGATGATGAGAGATCAGTTGCACTTAAGGCAGAATATATTGTAGAACAAGATTTAGCTGGAGCTATTATTTGGGAAATCACTGGAGATTATATGGAAACCACTCCGGGATCTGGCATTATTGCAGGCACTCCACTTGCAGACACCATCAACAATGTCTTCTGCAACTACATTCCAAACTCACCTGATACAACTGGCAACGGAGGTAATGGAAATCCGGGACTTCGAATAGATGAAGTCATAAAACCACTTGTGAGTGTTTATCCCAATCCAGCCAATAGTTCCGTATCCATTAACTTTAATCGCAAGGTGAGTGCCGTGCTCAAATTAAGAAGCTCTGAGGGTAGATTGATCAAACAGTCAGAGATTTATGCAGACCACTATACACTCGAGGATATTGCAGAACTGGCTGCCGGAATGTACTTCTTAGAGGTGGATTATCTACTGATCAACCAAACTGAAGTCTTAAAGATTATTAGAAAATAA
- a CDS encoding helix-turn-helix domain-containing protein produces the protein MKAIKIFIAVICTLQGILVLYGQNDKTVVDTYTFSKTYKTISAIDSIHLIHENYKNQLQSENDKLLENIAYCDAIDLKGEHLKALELMKDLQDEIASSSTPASIAAEYNSILGNISLRNENPELAVDQYYKSIDLINEGFSETHVQSLYMRLSKGLNALGEHEKAMNYLSKAMALETKGTNRNSLYLRLNIALTNSFLGNLDEAKAYFKKALTIIQLESDNFAEVRTLGNLADIYAQQDSFDLSESYYLEGMQLAQQTGMVLDLIRFHESLSKLYAQHQLFETAYSHRIQADSLSNKYNSSQVSENIIALELNHKIEKEKLENQIQSQKLATEKWHNLLLSIFSGVLVLTLIIILTLLFQLKKKNKILLKKTLKTKPREQRETTDQYTELVANLNQLLVDEKIIHDSKLSIELLARKLQTNRTYLSEAINSHYNVSFSKLINELRVESAKEMLINPDFDHLSIEGIANTVGFASISSFNSNFKKSTGLTPSYLRKNRTK, from the coding sequence TTGAAAGCCATTAAAATTTTCATAGCGGTCATTTGTACCCTGCAGGGCATACTCGTATTATATGGCCAAAACGACAAAACAGTAGTAGACACTTACACCTTTAGTAAGACCTACAAAACCATCTCAGCGATAGATTCTATTCACCTCATCCATGAGAATTATAAAAACCAACTTCAGTCAGAAAACGACAAACTTTTGGAGAATATCGCCTATTGCGATGCTATTGACCTTAAAGGCGAACATCTAAAAGCCTTAGAATTGATGAAGGACCTGCAGGATGAGATAGCTTCATCATCTACTCCAGCTTCGATCGCAGCTGAATACAACAGCATTTTGGGCAACATTTCTTTAAGAAATGAAAACCCAGAGCTAGCCGTTGATCAATATTACAAATCCATTGATCTCATCAACGAAGGCTTTTCTGAAACGCATGTCCAAAGTCTCTATATGAGACTCTCAAAAGGGTTAAATGCTTTAGGTGAACATGAAAAAGCAATGAATTACCTCTCCAAAGCAATGGCACTTGAAACGAAGGGAACCAATAGAAACTCTCTTTATCTCCGGTTGAACATTGCCTTAACCAATAGCTTCTTAGGAAATCTTGATGAGGCAAAAGCTTACTTTAAAAAGGCGTTGACCATCATTCAACTAGAATCGGATAATTTTGCTGAAGTTCGGACGTTAGGTAATTTGGCAGACATCTATGCTCAGCAAGATTCTTTCGATTTGAGTGAATCCTATTACCTAGAAGGCATGCAATTGGCTCAACAAACAGGAATGGTACTTGATTTAATCCGTTTTCATGAGTCGCTCAGTAAGTTATATGCACAACATCAATTGTTTGAGACTGCCTACTCCCATAGAATCCAAGCAGATAGCCTGAGCAATAAGTATAACTCATCCCAGGTATCAGAAAACATTATTGCGCTTGAATTGAACCATAAAATTGAAAAGGAAAAACTGGAAAATCAAATCCAATCTCAAAAACTAGCCACTGAAAAATGGCACAATCTTCTCCTATCTATCTTCTCTGGCGTACTTGTGCTTACCCTTATTATCATTCTAACCCTGCTCTTTCAGCTTAAAAAAAAGAATAAAATTCTCTTGAAAAAGACACTCAAAACCAAACCAAGAGAACAACGTGAGACAACTGATCAATACACAGAATTAGTTGCAAATCTAAACCAACTTTTAGTTGATGAAAAAATCATTCATGACTCCAAATTGTCTATTGAACTACTTGCAAGAAAGCTTCAAACCAATAGAACTTACTTGTCTGAAGCTATTAACTCTCATTATAACGTAAGTTTCTCTAAGTTAATCAACGAACTTCGAGTTGAATCCGCAAAGGAAATGCTTATCAACCCGGATTTTGACCACCTTAGCATTGAAGGGATTGCTAATACTGTTGGTTTTGCTTCGATTTCCAGCTTCAATAGCAACTTCAAAAAGTCAACAGGGCTCACCCCGTCCTATTTACGGAAAAACCGCACCAAATAA